From a region of the Jatrophihabitans sp. genome:
- a CDS encoding ammonium transporter: MSQAVLAATSYVPFDLENLSGGDTAWVLASASLVLLMTPALAFFYGGMVRAKHTLAMLMQNFAAMAIVSVTWVVIGFTLAFGGTGRYIGDLHFLFMRNITDVVPALGEAQTMPTMVFVAFQLTFAIITPALITGATADRWKFGAFVAFVSAWSILIYAPVAHWVFNGYGFLNQSMQSAGKFFAQDFAGGTVVHINAGAAGLAVALVLGKRRGWPRENMRGHNIPFVMLGAGLLWFGWFGFNAGSALAANGLAGMAWVNTNTAAATAMLGWLIVEKLRYGKPTALGAASGVVAGLVAITPCAGFVSVSGALIIGLLAGAGCAFAISLKNRLGYDDSLDVVGVHFVGGWIGTLALGFLSTDVTNPLANNGILYGGGGQYGGWNLLLHQAEAAGVVTVFSFVGTYIIVKVIGLVMRNRVTEEEEIAGLDQSVHGETAYDFGTLTGSGGGHFAPSALTKERVQA; this comes from the coding sequence GTGTCACAAGCCGTCCTCGCCGCCACCAGTTACGTGCCGTTCGACCTCGAGAACCTCAGCGGGGGCGACACGGCGTGGGTACTGGCCTCGGCATCCCTCGTCCTGCTCATGACCCCGGCGCTGGCGTTCTTCTACGGCGGCATGGTCCGCGCCAAGCACACCCTTGCCATGCTGATGCAGAACTTCGCCGCGATGGCGATCGTCAGCGTCACCTGGGTTGTCATCGGTTTCACCCTGGCCTTCGGCGGCACCGGTCGTTACATCGGTGACCTGCACTTTCTGTTCATGCGCAACATCACCGACGTGGTGCCGGCCCTGGGCGAGGCCCAGACCATGCCGACCATGGTCTTCGTCGCCTTCCAGCTGACGTTCGCGATCATCACCCCGGCCCTGATCACCGGCGCCACGGCCGACCGCTGGAAGTTCGGCGCCTTCGTCGCCTTCGTCTCGGCCTGGTCGATCCTGATCTATGCCCCGGTCGCGCACTGGGTCTTCAACGGCTACGGCTTTCTCAACCAGTCCATGCAGTCAGCGGGCAAGTTCTTCGCCCAGGACTTCGCCGGCGGCACGGTGGTGCACATCAACGCCGGCGCGGCCGGCCTGGCCGTGGCCTTGGTGCTGGGCAAGCGCCGCGGCTGGCCCCGGGAGAACATGCGCGGTCACAACATCCCGTTCGTGATGCTCGGCGCCGGCCTGCTGTGGTTCGGCTGGTTCGGCTTCAACGCGGGCTCCGCGCTGGCAGCCAACGGCCTAGCCGGCATGGCCTGGGTCAACACCAACACCGCCGCCGCGACCGCGATGCTGGGCTGGTTGATCGTGGAGAAACTGCGCTACGGCAAGCCAACCGCCCTGGGCGCGGCCTCCGGCGTAGTGGCCGGGCTGGTGGCGATCACGCCGTGCGCCGGTTTCGTCAGCGTCAGCGGCGCGCTGATCATCGGCCTGCTCGCCGGCGCCGGTTGCGCCTTCGCGATCAGCCTGAAGAACCGGCTCGGCTACGACGACTCGCTCGACGTCGTCGGCGTGCACTTCGTCGGCGGCTGGATCGGCACCCTGGCGCTCGGCTTCCTCTCCACCGACGTCACCAACCCGCTGGCCAACAACGGCATCCTCTACGGCGGCGGCGGCCAGTACGGCGGCTGGAACCTGCTGCTGCACCAGGCCGAGGCGGCTGGCGTGGTCACGGTGTTCTCCTTCGTGGGCACCTACATCATCGTCAAGGTCATCGGCCTGGTGATGCGCAACCGGGTCACCGAAGAGGAAGAGATCGCCGGTCTGGACCAGTCCGTGCACGGTGAGACCGCCTATGACTTCGGTACGCTGACCGGCTCCGGCGGCGGGCACTTCGCCCCGTCGGCGCTTACCAAAGAGAGGGTGCAGGCATGA
- a CDS encoding P-II family nitrogen regulator — MKLVTAIIKPFKLEEVKLALENLGIQGLTVSEVSGFGRQRGHTEVYRGAEYTVDLVPKVRVEVLVHDADKVVQAMVEAARTGKIGDGKVWVTEVETVVRVRTGERDDDAL, encoded by the coding sequence ATGAAGCTGGTGACCGCGATCATCAAGCCCTTCAAGTTGGAAGAGGTCAAGCTCGCCCTGGAGAACCTGGGCATCCAGGGCCTGACCGTCAGCGAGGTCTCCGGCTTCGGCCGCCAGCGCGGGCACACCGAGGTCTACCGGGGCGCGGAGTACACCGTCGACCTGGTGCCCAAGGTGCGGGTCGAGGTGCTGGTGCACGACGCCGACAAGGTGGTCCAGGCGATGGTGGAGGCCGCCCGGACCGGCAAGATCGGCGACGGCAAGGTCTGGGTGACCGAGGTCGAGACCGTGGTGCGGGTGCGCACCGGCGAACGGGATGACGACGCCCTCTGA